The Bacillus sp. Marseille-Q1617 genome has a segment encoding these proteins:
- a CDS encoding Asp23/Gls24 family envelope stress response protein, which yields MSIELKTQYGQIDITNDVIAMIAGGAAVDCYGIVGMASKNQIKDGFTDILRKENFTRGVIVRQGDEEVHIDMYIIVSYGTKISEIAHNVQSKVKYTLDKTVGLAVDSVNIFVQGVRVTNP from the coding sequence ATGTCCATCGAATTAAAAACGCAGTACGGACAAATTGATATTACGAATGATGTCATTGCAATGATTGCTGGAGGTGCAGCGGTGGATTGCTACGGAATTGTTGGAATGGCTTCAAAAAATCAAATTAAAGACGGTTTTACAGATATCTTACGTAAAGAAAACTTCACTCGCGGAGTGATTGTTCGTCAAGGTGATGAGGAAGTACATATTGATATGTATATTATTGTGAGCTATGGTACAAAAATTTCTGAGATTGCTCATAACGTACAATCCAAGGTTAAATATACCCTTGATAAGACCGTCGGCTTGGCGGTAGATTCAGTAAATATTTTTGTGCAGGGGGTTCGAGTAACGAACCCGTAG
- the sdaAA gene encoding L-serine ammonia-lyase, iron-sulfur-dependent, subunit alpha: MFRNVAELIELAESQNKKISDIMIEQEMEFTGKSYDEIYAQMEKNLEVMEQAVARGLEGVKSHSGLTGGDAVLLQKYIEKGKSLSGDTILDAVSKAVATNEVNAAMGTICATPTAGSAGVVPGTLFAVKNKLNPSKDEMVRFLFTSGAFGFVVANNASISGAAGGCQAEVGSASGMAAAAIVEMAGGTPGQSAEAMAITLKNMLGLVCDPVAGLVEVPCVKRNAMGAANAMVAADMALAGITSRIPCDEVIDAMYKIGQTMPVALRETAQGGLAATPTGREIEAKIFGVSLNKREDS, translated from the coding sequence ATGTTTAGAAATGTTGCCGAGTTAATAGAACTGGCTGAAAGTCAAAATAAAAAAATATCGGATATCATGATCGAGCAGGAGATGGAGTTTACAGGTAAATCTTATGACGAAATCTATGCTCAAATGGAAAAAAACCTTGAGGTTATGGAGCAGGCAGTGGCGCGCGGCCTCGAAGGTGTAAAATCTCATTCTGGTTTGACAGGAGGAGACGCTGTTCTTTTGCAGAAATATATAGAAAAAGGCAAGTCATTATCAGGAGACACCATCTTGGATGCTGTCAGTAAAGCTGTAGCTACTAATGAAGTAAATGCAGCCATGGGAACGATTTGTGCAACGCCGACAGCGGGTTCTGCCGGGGTGGTTCCGGGAACCTTATTCGCCGTGAAAAATAAATTAAACCCTTCAAAAGATGAAATGGTCAGATTCTTATTTACGTCTGGTGCATTTGGCTTTGTCGTGGCAAATAATGCTTCGATCTCAGGCGCTGCAGGAGGATGTCAGGCTGAAGTGGGATCGGCAAGCGGGATGGCTGCGGCCGCTATTGTTGAAATGGCTGGAGGCACTCCAGGTCAATCAGCTGAGGCCATGGCCATTACATTGAAGAACATGCTCGGACTTGTATGCGACCCTGTCGCAGGATTAGTCGAAGTCCCATGTGTAAAACGGAATGCGATGGGGGCGGCCAATGCAATGGTTGCGGCCGATATGGCACTGGCCGGGATCACAAGCAGGATTCCGTGTGATGAAGTGATTGACGCTATGTATAAAATCGGTCAAACAATGCCTGTTGCCTTAAGGGAAACAGCACAAGGCGGTTTAGCCGCGACTCCTACGGGCAGGGAAATAGAAGCGAAAATTTTCGGGGTTTCTCTGAATAAACGTGAAGATTCATAA
- the acpP gene encoding acyl carrier protein has translation MAEVLDRVTKIIVDRLGVDESQVTLEASFKEDLGADSLDVVELVMELEDEFDMEISDDDAEKIGTVGDAVNYIKANA, from the coding sequence ATGGCAGAAGTTTTAGATCGTGTAACAAAAATCATTGTTGATCGTCTAGGTGTAGATGAATCTCAAGTGACTCTTGAAGCTTCTTTCAAAGAAGACTTAGGAGCTGACTCCCTTGATGTAGTTGAGCTGGTTATGGAACTTGAAGATGAATTCGACATGGAAATTTCTGACGATGATGCTGAGAAAATTGGCACAGTGGGTGATGCTGTGAACTACATAAAAGCAAACGCATAA
- the recG gene encoding ATP-dependent DNA helicase RecG has translation MNVKIHNEEPTIQNIKGIGEETALQLNQMGIHSVLDLLEYLPYRYEDYRLRDLEEVAHDERVTVEGKVHSEPSLMYYGRKKSRLTVRILVGRYLIQAVFFNQPYLKKKINLHDTVTVTGKWDKNRQVITAQHFQAGPHNKEGDFEPVYSLKGNVKNNTLRKFIKKAFTDYQHIISENLPAVLLDKYKLMKREEALYQLHFPSSPSDMKQARRRFVYEEFLLFQLKMQALRKFEREQSSGIQQHYDVEKIKAFTDSLPFPLTGAQKRVVNEISSDLKSPFRMNRLLQGDVGSGKTVVAAIALFSSVTAGYQGALMVPTEILAEQHAESLSELLSPAGLSVALLTSSVKGKRRKLLLEKLKEGEIDILIGTHALIQEDVEFKSLGLVVTDEQHRFGVNQRRVLREKGESPDVLFMTATPIPRTLAITVFGEMDVSIIDEMPAGRKAIETYWAKADMLPRVLTFMDKELDQGRQAYVICPLIEESDKLDVQNAIDVYNQLLVYFEGRYKVGLMHGRLHPDEKDDVMRQFSSNDLQVLVSTTVVEVGVNVPNATFMLIYDAERFGLSQLHQLRGRVGRGEDQSYCILLAEPKTEVGKERMKIMTETNDGFVLSEKDLELRGPGDFFGKKQSGMPEFKVADMVHDYRALEVARDDASALINSEGFWKDADWKELRSFLSESGVMEGEKLD, from the coding sequence ATAAACGTGAAGATTCATAACGAAGAACCTACAATCCAGAACATAAAGGGGATTGGTGAGGAAACTGCTCTGCAGCTGAATCAAATGGGGATACACAGTGTTCTGGATTTGTTGGAATATCTGCCTTATCGATACGAGGATTACAGGCTGAGAGATTTAGAGGAAGTCGCACACGATGAAAGAGTCACTGTCGAAGGGAAAGTCCATTCCGAACCTTCACTGATGTATTATGGAAGAAAGAAATCCCGGCTGACCGTCAGGATTCTGGTCGGGCGATATTTAATTCAAGCTGTGTTCTTCAATCAGCCTTACTTGAAAAAGAAGATCAATTTGCATGATACGGTAACAGTGACGGGTAAATGGGATAAGAACAGGCAGGTCATAACAGCCCAGCATTTCCAGGCCGGCCCTCATAACAAAGAGGGTGATTTCGAACCGGTATATTCTTTGAAGGGGAATGTGAAGAATAATACCCTGAGAAAATTCATAAAAAAAGCTTTCACGGATTACCAGCACATTATCTCGGAAAATCTGCCTGCCGTCCTTCTTGATAAGTACAAATTGATGAAGCGCGAAGAAGCACTTTACCAGCTGCATTTCCCTTCTTCCCCCTCTGATATGAAGCAGGCAAGGCGGAGATTCGTTTACGAAGAATTTTTATTGTTTCAGCTGAAAATGCAAGCGCTCCGGAAATTTGAAAGGGAACAATCATCAGGAATTCAGCAGCACTATGATGTTGAAAAAATAAAAGCATTCACGGATTCCCTCCCGTTTCCATTAACAGGGGCACAAAAAAGAGTGGTGAATGAAATTTCATCCGATCTGAAGTCCCCTTTTCGAATGAACCGTCTTCTGCAAGGGGATGTAGGATCAGGAAAGACCGTCGTCGCGGCCATCGCCTTGTTTTCGTCTGTTACAGCAGGGTATCAGGGGGCTCTCATGGTCCCGACTGAAATCTTAGCCGAGCAGCATGCAGAATCTCTTAGTGAGCTTTTATCCCCAGCCGGATTATCCGTCGCACTTCTCACCAGTTCTGTTAAAGGGAAGAGGCGAAAACTTCTTTTAGAGAAATTAAAAGAAGGAGAAATCGATATTTTGATCGGCACTCATGCGCTTATCCAGGAAGATGTCGAATTTAAATCATTGGGCTTGGTCGTAACCGATGAACAGCACCGTTTTGGTGTCAATCAAAGAAGAGTGCTAAGAGAAAAAGGGGAAAGCCCGGATGTTTTATTTATGACTGCCACTCCTATTCCGAGAACTCTTGCCATCACGGTTTTCGGTGAAATGGATGTGAGTATCATCGACGAGATGCCGGCGGGAAGAAAAGCGATTGAAACCTATTGGGCAAAAGCTGACATGCTTCCCCGTGTCTTGACGTTTATGGATAAAGAGCTTGATCAGGGAAGGCAGGCATATGTCATCTGCCCGTTAATCGAGGAATCCGACAAATTGGATGTCCAGAATGCGATTGATGTCTATAATCAGCTTCTCGTATATTTTGAAGGCCGCTATAAAGTGGGCCTCATGCATGGCAGGCTTCATCCGGATGAAAAAGATGATGTAATGAGACAATTCAGTTCAAATGACCTTCAAGTCCTGGTATCAACTACAGTGGTAGAAGTCGGGGTCAATGTTCCAAATGCCACGTTTATGCTCATTTATGATGCTGAGAGATTCGGTTTATCTCAGCTGCATCAATTACGTGGACGTGTAGGACGGGGCGAGGACCAGTCTTATTGCATTTTATTAGCGGAACCGAAAACAGAGGTCGGTAAAGAACGCATGAAAATCATGACCGAAACCAATGACGGCTTTGTGTTAAGTGAGAAGGACCTTGAACTGCGCGGACCAGGTGATTTCTTTGGTAAAAAACAAAGCGGTATGCCCGAATTCAAGGTAGCAGATATGGTTCATGATTATCGTGCATTGGAGGTTGCGAGGGATGATGCCTCTGCATTGATAAACTCCGAAGGCTTCTGGAAAGACGCGGACTGGAAAGAATTACGTTCATTCTTATCGGAATCGGGTGTGATGGAAGGTGAAAAGCTCGACTAG
- the sdaAB gene encoding L-serine ammonia-lyase, iron-sulfur-dependent subunit beta encodes MKYKSVFDIIGPVMIGPSSSHTAGAARIGRIARNLFRREPKWVTISFYGSFAKTYKGHGTDVAIIGGILDYDTFDERIIHSIDQARKKGIRVKFQEEDAVTDHPNTARIQMGDDQGELELVGISIGGGKVEIIELNGFELKLSGHHPAILVVHDDRFGAIASVSNILAKHQLNIGHMDVSRKEKGKMALMTIEVDQPIEEAVIEEITSLPNITQVTRISD; translated from the coding sequence ATGAAATACAAAAGTGTATTCGATATTATCGGTCCCGTGATGATTGGACCATCAAGCTCTCACACTGCGGGGGCCGCACGAATCGGGAGGATTGCACGAAACCTCTTCCGCCGTGAGCCTAAGTGGGTGACGATTTCGTTTTACGGCTCTTTCGCTAAAACGTATAAGGGTCATGGAACCGACGTTGCGATAATAGGGGGAATCCTTGATTATGATACGTTTGATGAACGAATCATCCATTCAATCGATCAGGCAAGGAAAAAAGGAATCAGAGTAAAATTCCAGGAAGAGGATGCGGTTACGGACCACCCTAATACAGCCAGAATCCAAATGGGCGACGACCAGGGTGAATTGGAACTTGTCGGCATCTCCATTGGGGGAGGAAAGGTTGAAATCATTGAGTTAAATGGTTTTGAACTGAAGCTGTCAGGCCACCATCCTGCCATACTGGTCGTTCACGATGATCGATTCGGTGCGATTGCATCTGTTTCAAATATATTGGCCAAACATCAGTTGAATATCGGTCATATGGATGTTTCCAGGAAGGAAAAAGGCAAGATGGCACTGATGACGATCGAAGTGGATCAACCGATAGAGGAAGCCGTAATCGAAGAAATAACATCACTTCCAAATATCACACAGGTAACAAGGATTTCAGATTAA
- the plsX gene encoding phosphate acyltransferase PlsX, with product MKLAVDAMGGDHAPKDIVLGVKKALSEFHDIEVLLYGDENKIKEWLPSHGRLTIVHTDEVIEGTDEPVRAVKRKKNSSMVLMAQAVKNGEADACISAGNTGALMTAGLFIVGRIDGIERPALAPTLPTLDGNGFLMLDLGANVDAKPEHLVQYAIMGSIYAERVRGIKQPRVGLLNIGTEDKKGNELTKKSFSLMKDAPVNFIGNVESRDLLNGAADVVVTDGFTGNMVLKTIEGTALSIFSLLKKTLTSSVKNKIAAGLVKNDLKELKGMLDYTEYGGAGLFGLKAPVIKAHGSSNDVALYNAIRQAREMVKNDVSTTIKEAVKGGDAHE from the coding sequence ATGAAGTTAGCCGTTGATGCAATGGGCGGAGATCATGCTCCTAAAGATATTGTCCTTGGTGTAAAGAAAGCACTGTCAGAGTTTCATGATATAGAGGTTTTATTATATGGGGACGAAAATAAAATCAAAGAGTGGCTTCCTTCACATGGACGATTGACCATCGTCCATACAGATGAAGTGATCGAAGGCACTGATGAACCTGTGCGCGCTGTCAAGAGGAAGAAGAATTCTTCGATGGTATTGATGGCCCAGGCTGTGAAAAATGGTGAAGCAGATGCATGCATTTCTGCAGGGAATACAGGAGCACTGATGACAGCCGGCTTATTCATTGTGGGAAGAATAGATGGCATAGAGCGCCCGGCTCTTGCTCCCACCCTTCCGACCCTTGACGGGAACGGCTTTTTGATGCTTGATTTAGGGGCAAATGTAGATGCAAAACCGGAACATTTGGTTCAATATGCGATCATGGGCAGTATTTACGCTGAAAGGGTAAGAGGAATAAAACAGCCTCGTGTCGGTTTATTGAATATCGGCACCGAAGACAAAAAGGGTAATGAGCTGACTAAGAAATCGTTCAGCCTTATGAAAGACGCTCCTGTGAATTTTATTGGGAATGTGGAGTCACGCGATTTATTGAATGGTGCAGCAGATGTCGTCGTCACGGACGGCTTCACGGGAAATATGGTATTAAAAACCATTGAAGGAACCGCGCTATCTATCTTTTCACTATTGAAAAAGACGCTCACATCTTCTGTAAAGAACAAGATCGCAGCAGGCCTTGTGAAAAACGACTTAAAGGAATTGAAAGGCATGCTTGATTACACAGAATATGGAGGAGCGGGATTATTCGGATTGAAAGCACCTGTCATCAAAGCTCATGGATCATCCAATGACGTAGCTTTATACAATGCAATAAGACAGGCAAGAGAAATGGTAAAGAATGACGTATCAACTACCATCAAGGAAGCTGTAAAAGGAGGAGATGCACATGAGTAA
- a CDS encoding DAK2 domain-containing protein, with the protein MSITSLEGKRFAEMVIQGAAKLSANAQLVDALNVFPVPDGDTGTNMNLSMTSGAKEVSQNTQDHIGNVASALSKGLLMGARGNSGVILSQLFRGFGKAIEGKSSLTTKEFADALQSGVETAYKAVMKPVEGTILTVAKDAAKKGVSSAQKESDFIKVMQAIVNEAKASLDRTPDLLPVLKEVGVVDSGGQGLLFVYEGFLAELKGEKVSEQASLPSMNDLVSAEHHKAAQDFMSTEDIEFGYCTEFMVKFEEDKQAFNEEDFRNDLSEFGDSLLVISDDELAKVHIHSEQPGNVLSYGHKYGSLINIKIENMRQQHSSIVGETHAVKAEAPPVKKEVDFAIVTVAMGEGISDLFKSIGATAVIEGGQTMNPSTEDIVKAVEEVNAKKVIIMPNNKNIIMAAEQAAEVLGSEVAVVPTKTVPQGMAALLAFNPAASVEDNKKTMSEASQHVKTGQITYAVRDTNIDGMAISKDDFMGIAEGKIVIAEKDRATTAKSLLDEMLDEDSEILTILYGEDVTEDDVNSIQEYVEENYEDVEVEVHNGKQPLYSYIFSVE; encoded by the coding sequence GTGTCGATTACATCTTTGGAAGGAAAACGTTTTGCCGAAATGGTCATCCAAGGCGCTGCTAAGCTGTCTGCTAATGCCCAGCTGGTTGACGCGTTGAACGTCTTTCCTGTTCCTGATGGTGATACTGGAACAAACATGAATTTATCAATGACTTCAGGTGCAAAAGAAGTTAGTCAGAATACCCAAGATCATATTGGGAATGTTGCTTCTGCACTTTCAAAAGGGTTATTGATGGGAGCGAGAGGTAACTCAGGTGTTATCCTTTCCCAGTTGTTTAGAGGATTTGGGAAAGCAATTGAAGGGAAAAGCTCCTTAACAACTAAGGAATTCGCCGATGCCCTGCAGTCAGGAGTGGAAACTGCTTATAAAGCTGTAATGAAACCTGTCGAAGGAACGATCTTGACGGTAGCCAAGGACGCAGCCAAAAAAGGCGTGAGTTCTGCACAAAAAGAGAGCGACTTTATAAAGGTGATGCAGGCGATTGTAAATGAAGCAAAGGCATCTTTGGATCGCACGCCTGATCTGCTTCCGGTATTGAAGGAAGTTGGAGTGGTGGATAGCGGCGGACAGGGGTTACTATTCGTCTATGAAGGTTTCCTGGCTGAATTGAAAGGTGAAAAAGTTTCTGAACAAGCGTCATTGCCTTCCATGAATGATCTTGTAAGTGCTGAACATCATAAGGCAGCCCAGGATTTCATGAGTACCGAAGATATTGAATTTGGCTATTGTACTGAATTCATGGTCAAATTTGAAGAAGATAAGCAGGCTTTTAATGAAGAGGATTTCCGCAATGATTTAAGTGAATTTGGTGATTCACTGCTGGTGATCAGCGATGATGAACTGGCAAAAGTACATATTCACTCTGAACAGCCGGGTAATGTTTTATCTTATGGACATAAATACGGAAGTCTCATCAATATTAAGATTGAAAATATGAGACAGCAGCACAGCAGCATCGTAGGTGAAACACATGCAGTCAAGGCGGAAGCTCCACCTGTTAAAAAGGAAGTGGACTTCGCCATCGTGACGGTTGCCATGGGTGAAGGGATTTCAGACCTCTTCAAGAGCATCGGTGCGACTGCGGTGATCGAGGGCGGTCAGACGATGAACCCAAGCACCGAAGATATCGTGAAGGCTGTGGAAGAAGTGAATGCCAAGAAAGTCATCATCATGCCTAATAATAAAAATATTATCATGGCAGCGGAACAGGCCGCGGAAGTATTGGGTTCAGAAGTGGCTGTTGTCCCTACGAAGACTGTCCCTCAGGGGATGGCTGCATTACTTGCTTTCAATCCTGCCGCTTCTGTAGAAGATAATAAGAAGACGATGAGCGAAGCGTCTCAGCACGTTAAGACAGGTCAGATCACCTATGCTGTGAGAGATACGAACATCGACGGAATGGCAATTTCGAAAGATGATTTCATGGGGATCGCTGAAGGCAAGATTGTGATTGCAGAGAAGGATCGAGCGACTACAGCAAAAAGTCTATTGGACGAGATGCTTGATGAAGATTCCGAAATTCTTACCATTTTATATGGTGAAGATGTAACTGAAGATGATGTAAATTCAATACAGGAATATGTAGAAGAAAACTATGAAGATGTGGAAGTGGAAGTTCATAACGGAAAACAGCCACTTTACTCCTATATATTCTCAGTTGAATAA
- the fabD gene encoding ACP S-malonyltransferase: MSKIAFVFPGQGSQTVGMGKELADKYSEVAGYFKKADEKLGTDLSSIIFEGPQDELTQTTNAQPALLTTSVAILERLKSEGIQADYTAGHSLGEYSALVAAGSLSFEDAVYAVRKRGELMEEAVPSGEGTMAAVLGMDREALKEVTDGVTEEGYPVGLANLNCPGQIVISGTVKGVEAASERAKEAGAKRVIPLQVSGPFHSQLMKPAAEKFIEILDSIQISNADVPVIANVTALPVSEAEEIKRLLIEQLYSPVLWEDTVEKLLDLGVETFIEIGSGKVLSGLIKKVNRRVKTFAVQDEASLTEVIEKLKEEA, translated from the coding sequence ATGAGTAAAATTGCATTTGTTTTCCCAGGTCAGGGTTCTCAGACAGTAGGAATGGGGAAAGAACTGGCAGATAAGTATAGTGAGGTTGCGGGCTATTTTAAAAAAGCTGACGAAAAACTTGGCACTGATCTATCTTCTATCATATTTGAAGGGCCTCAGGATGAGTTAACGCAAACAACGAATGCTCAGCCTGCACTTTTAACCACGAGTGTGGCGATCCTGGAGAGATTGAAATCAGAAGGAATCCAGGCAGACTATACGGCAGGTCACAGCCTCGGTGAATATTCTGCGTTGGTTGCAGCCGGCTCCCTTTCTTTCGAGGATGCTGTCTATGCTGTGAGAAAAAGAGGAGAACTCATGGAAGAAGCTGTTCCTAGTGGTGAAGGGACAATGGCAGCAGTCCTTGGGATGGACAGGGAAGCTCTAAAAGAGGTTACGGATGGAGTGACTGAAGAAGGTTATCCAGTCGGGCTCGCAAATCTGAACTGTCCTGGGCAAATCGTGATTTCCGGTACCGTGAAGGGAGTGGAAGCCGCTTCAGAGCGTGCAAAAGAGGCAGGCGCAAAAAGAGTGATCCCCCTCCAAGTAAGCGGTCCTTTCCATTCACAATTAATGAAGCCTGCTGCAGAGAAATTCATTGAGATCCTGGATTCAATTCAAATCAGTAATGCAGATGTACCTGTCATTGCAAATGTGACTGCTTTACCGGTTTCGGAAGCAGAAGAAATCAAGCGGCTGCTGATTGAACAGCTGTATTCTCCTGTACTATGGGAAGATACCGTGGAAAAACTTTTGGACCTCGGGGTCGAAACATTTATTGAAATAGGTTCGGGTAAAGTACTATCAGGTCTCATCAAAAAAGTGAACCGACGTGTGAAGACATTTGCGGTCCAAGATGAGGCTTCCTTGACTGAAGTGATTGAAAAGTTAAAGGAGGAAGCTTAA
- the rnc gene encoding ribonuclease III — MRKHSRNKGITKQKNDLKFKKFQEETGIKFQDEKLLKQAFTHSSYVNEHRRKPYEDNERLEFLGDAVLELTVSQFLFKKFPMMSEGELTKLRAAIVCEPSLVKFSTEMNFGELILLGKGEEMTGGRERPALLADVFEAFIGAVYLDQGLDTVISVLEKVVYPKINIGAFSHVMDYKSQLQEFVQRGNAGTIEYGILEESGPAHNRQFISRVCLNDEELGIGKGRSKKEAEQQAAQRALEKLKQKLDVK; from the coding sequence ATGCGAAAGCATAGTAGAAACAAAGGAATAACAAAACAAAAGAATGACTTGAAATTCAAAAAATTCCAGGAGGAAACAGGAATTAAATTTCAAGATGAAAAACTACTTAAACAAGCTTTTACTCATTCATCCTATGTGAATGAGCATCGCAGAAAACCTTATGAAGACAACGAACGCCTTGAATTTCTTGGCGATGCAGTTCTGGAATTGACTGTTTCGCAATTTCTCTTTAAAAAATTCCCCATGATGTCTGAAGGTGAACTGACCAAGCTGAGAGCGGCAATTGTTTGCGAACCTTCTTTGGTCAAATTCTCAACCGAGATGAATTTCGGGGAATTGATCCTTTTGGGCAAGGGAGAAGAAATGACAGGCGGAAGGGAAAGGCCGGCTCTTTTGGCGGATGTCTTTGAGGCATTCATCGGAGCGGTATATCTCGACCAGGGACTTGATACAGTGATCAGCGTACTTGAAAAAGTTGTCTATCCTAAAATAAATATCGGTGCTTTTTCTCATGTGATGGATTATAAGAGTCAATTGCAGGAATTCGTTCAAAGAGGTAATGCAGGTACGATTGAGTATGGAATCCTTGAAGAAAGCGGCCCTGCACACAACCGCCAGTTTATTTCTCGTGTCTGTCTTAATGACGAGGAACTTGGCATAGGAAAAGGACGCTCGAAAAAAGAAGCTGAACAACAGGCTGCGCAAAGAGCGCTTGAAAAGCTAAAACAGAAGTTAGACGTTAAATAG
- the fapR gene encoding transcription factor FapR, translated as MRLSKKERQTNLLETIKENPFITDEELAERFGVSVQTIRLDRMELSIPELRERIKNVAEKSFEDEVKSLPIEEVIGEIIDIELDESAISIFDVKAEHVFVRNRIARGHHLFAQANSLAVAVINDELALTAKSTIRFTHPVKEGERVVAKAKVIHNKGERDRTMVEVHSYVGGELVFRGDFEMYRSKKTEKDES; from the coding sequence ATGAGACTTTCAAAAAAAGAAAGACAAACGAACCTATTAGAAACGATAAAGGAAAACCCCTTTATTACCGATGAAGAATTGGCAGAGCGCTTTGGTGTCAGTGTACAAACAATACGCCTGGACCGAATGGAACTCTCGATTCCGGAGCTTCGTGAACGCATTAAAAACGTAGCCGAAAAATCATTTGAAGATGAAGTTAAATCGCTGCCGATTGAAGAGGTCATCGGTGAAATTATTGATATAGAGTTGGATGAAAGTGCAATATCTATTTTCGATGTCAAAGCTGAGCATGTTTTTGTGAGAAATAGAATTGCAAGGGGACATCATCTATTTGCACAGGCTAATTCACTTGCAGTCGCTGTAATAAATGATGAACTGGCTTTAACGGCCAAGTCTACGATCCGCTTTACACATCCGGTAAAAGAAGGCGAAAGAGTAGTGGCGAAGGCCAAGGTGATACATAATAAAGGTGAAAGAGACCGAACGATGGTGGAGGTACATAGTTATGTCGGAGGCGAACTCGTGTTCAGAGGGGACTTCGAGATGTACCGCTCCAAAAAAACAGAAAAGGATGAATCATAG
- the fabG gene encoding 3-oxoacyl-[acyl-carrier-protein] reductase, giving the protein MNLDGKVALVTGASRGIGREIALELAREGAKVVVNYSGSEAKANEVVDEIKSTGREAVAIQCNVADSDSVQAMVKETISQFGALDILVNNAGITKDNLLMRMKENEWDDVININLKGVFLCTKAVTRQMMKQRSGRIINISSIVGVSGNPGQANYVAAKSGVIGLTKTAAKELAPRGITVNAIAPGFISTDMTDQLPEDVRNEMLKQIPLNRFGDPKDIARVVSFIASDSSSYMTGQTLHIDGGMVM; this is encoded by the coding sequence ATGAACTTAGATGGAAAAGTAGCACTGGTAACCGGGGCATCCAGGGGGATTGGAAGAGAGATTGCCTTGGAGCTTGCCCGTGAAGGTGCCAAAGTAGTGGTGAATTATTCAGGCAGTGAGGCGAAAGCCAATGAAGTGGTCGATGAAATCAAAAGCACCGGGAGAGAAGCGGTCGCCATCCAATGCAATGTTGCAGACAGTGACTCTGTACAGGCGATGGTAAAAGAAACGATCAGTCAATTTGGCGCTTTGGACATACTAGTAAATAACGCCGGCATCACGAAAGATAATTTATTGATGCGCATGAAGGAAAATGAATGGGATGATGTTATCAATATCAACCTTAAAGGTGTTTTCCTTTGTACAAAAGCGGTGACCCGCCAGATGATGAAGCAAAGAAGCGGGCGCATTATTAATATCTCATCCATCGTTGGTGTAAGCGGAAATCCCGGGCAGGCGAATTATGTGGCTGCCAAATCAGGTGTCATCGGGTTAACGAAGACAGCCGCAAAGGAACTGGCTCCCCGCGGAATTACAGTAAATGCAATTGCACCTGGCTTTATCTCTACTGATATGACAGATCAGCTGCCGGAAGATGTACGAAATGAAATGTTAAAACAAATTCCTCTGAACCGTTTCGGGGATCCAAAAGATATCGCACGAGTTGTGAGCTTCATCGCATCTGATTCGTCTTCTTATATGACGGGGCAGACCCTCCATATTGACGGCGGAATGGTGATGTAG